A window from Hoeflea sp. IMCC20628 encodes these proteins:
- a CDS encoding Bax inhibitor-1/YccA family protein, which yields MADLRNSNVRTANGAYAGADIDAGLRAYMLRVYNLMALGLGITGVAAYAIAMFATTNDPAAAVATLGNGKMLTGLGAALYGSPLKWVVMLAPLGMVFFLSARIEKMSVSAAQTTFWVFAAMMGVSLSSIFLVYTGASITQTFFITAASFGALSLYGYTTKKNLSAMGSFLMMGLFGLIIAMVVNIFLQSPMMEFVISGLGVLIFAGLTAYDTQQIKSMYYESDSHDTAGRKAIMGALRLYLDFINLFMFLLHFLGNRE from the coding sequence ATGGCTGACCTTCGCAATTCGAATGTCCGCACAGCAAACGGCGCCTATGCGGGTGCCGACATTGATGCAGGCCTTCGCGCCTACATGCTGCGCGTTTACAACCTGATGGCACTGGGCCTCGGCATCACCGGTGTCGCAGCCTATGCGATCGCAATGTTCGCAACCACCAATGATCCGGCCGCTGCAGTTGCAACGCTGGGCAATGGCAAGATGCTGACCGGCCTTGGCGCCGCGCTCTATGGCTCGCCGCTCAAATGGGTGGTCATGCTGGCTCCACTCGGGATGGTGTTTTTCCTGAGCGCCCGCATTGAAAAGATGAGCGTCTCTGCTGCGCAAACCACTTTCTGGGTCTTTGCCGCAATGATGGGCGTCTCGCTGTCGTCGATCTTCCTGGTCTACACCGGTGCATCGATCACCCAGACGTTCTTCATCACCGCTGCTTCTTTTGGTGCGTTGTCGCTTTACGGCTACACCACCAAGAAGAACCTGTCGGCGATGGGCTCGTTCCTGATGATGGGCCTGTTCGGCCTGATCATCGCCATGGTGGTCAACATCTTCCTGCAGTCGCCGATGATGGAATTCGTCATCTCCGGTCTTGGCGTGCTGATCTTCGCAGGTCTCACCGCCTATGACACTCAGCAGATCAAGTCGATGTATTACGAGAGCGACAGCCACGACACGGCTGGCCGCAAGGCTATCATGGGCGCGCTGCGCCTGTATCTCGACTTCATCAACCTGTTCATGTTCCTGCTGCACTTCCTCGGCAATCGCGAGTAG
- the acnA gene encoding aconitate hydratase AcnA: MAKSLDSFNCRSTLDVEGTDYVYYSLVEAEKNGLTGISTLPFSMKVILENLLRNEDGQTVKKDDILAVVAWLTNKGKADAEIAYRPARVLMQDFTGVPAVVDLAAMRDAMVALGGDPQKINPLVPVDLVIDHSVIVDEFGTPQALAHNVEREYERNGERYRFLKWGQQAFKNFRVVPPGTGICHQVNLEYLGQTVWTKEEDGEITAYPDTCVGTDSHTTMINGLGVLGWGVGGIEAEAAMLGQPISMLLPEVIGFRLTGALKEGVTATDLVLTVVQMLRQKGVVSKFVEFFGPGLDSMSLADRATIGNMGPEYGATCGFFPVDGETINYLTISGREENRIKLVEAYSKAQGMWRETAAAEPVFTDTLDLDLGTVVPSMAGPKRPEGRIPLEGIATGFAKSLEDEYKKPGQLNNRYQVEGEDYDLGHGDVAIAAITSCTNTSNPSVLIGAGLLARNALAKGLKTKPWVKTSLAPGSQVVAEYLAKSGLQTDLDALGFNLVGFGCTTCIGNSGPLPAPVSKTINDKGLIAAGVLSGNRNFEGRISPDVQANYLASPPLVVAYALAGSVQKDLTVEPLGEDQDGNPVYLKDIWPSSQEIQEFIMKYVTRALYAAKYADVFKGDENWQAVEVPTSQTYAWEDNSTYVQNPPYFEGMGKTGAGISDIKGARVLGLFGDKITTDHISPAGSIKAQSPAGAYLMDHGVGVMDFNQYGTRRGNHEVMMRGTFANIRLRNYMLGPNGREGGYTFHYPSREEISIFDAAMQYKAEGVPLVIFAGAEYGNGSSRDWAAKGTNLLGVRAVIAQSYERIHRSNLVGMGVIPFVFEDGTSWESLGLKGDETVSIDGLANIQPGEKKVAKVTFADGTVKDVPLICRVDTLDELGYLKNGGILQTVLRDLAA, from the coding sequence GTGGCCAAATCACTCGACAGCTTCAACTGCCGTTCCACCCTCGATGTCGAGGGCACGGACTATGTCTATTACAGCCTCGTTGAGGCGGAGAAGAACGGCCTGACCGGGATCTCGACGCTTCCTTTCTCGATGAAGGTGATTCTCGAGAACCTGCTTCGCAATGAAGACGGCCAGACAGTCAAGAAGGACGACATCCTCGCCGTCGTCGCCTGGCTGACCAACAAGGGCAAGGCCGACGCTGAAATCGCCTACCGCCCGGCCCGCGTGCTGATGCAGGATTTCACCGGCGTTCCCGCCGTGGTCGACCTGGCCGCGATGCGCGACGCCATGGTGGCGCTCGGCGGCGATCCGCAGAAGATCAACCCGCTGGTACCGGTCGATCTGGTCATCGACCACTCGGTCATCGTCGACGAATTCGGCACACCGCAGGCGCTGGCGCACAATGTCGAGCGCGAATATGAGCGCAATGGCGAGCGCTACCGCTTTTTGAAGTGGGGCCAGCAGGCGTTCAAGAATTTCCGCGTCGTGCCTCCCGGCACCGGCATCTGCCATCAGGTCAACCTTGAATATCTCGGCCAGACCGTGTGGACCAAGGAAGAAGACGGCGAAATCACCGCCTATCCCGACACCTGCGTCGGCACCGACAGCCACACCACCATGATCAATGGTCTTGGTGTGTTGGGCTGGGGCGTTGGCGGGATTGAAGCCGAAGCCGCCATGCTCGGCCAGCCAATCTCCATGCTGCTGCCCGAAGTCATCGGCTTCCGCCTCACCGGCGCACTCAAGGAAGGCGTCACCGCCACCGATCTGGTGCTGACTGTTGTGCAGATGCTGCGCCAGAAGGGTGTTGTCTCGAAATTCGTCGAATTCTTCGGCCCCGGCCTTGATTCGATGTCACTCGCCGACCGCGCCACCATCGGCAATATGGGCCCGGAATACGGCGCCACCTGCGGCTTCTTCCCGGTTGATGGCGAAACCATCAACTACCTGACCATATCGGGCCGTGAAGAAAACCGCATCAAGCTGGTTGAAGCCTATTCCAAGGCGCAAGGCATGTGGCGCGAAACCGCTGCAGCCGAGCCGGTGTTCACCGACACGCTGGATCTTGATCTCGGCACCGTCGTGCCGTCGATGGCTGGTCCGAAGCGTCCGGAAGGCCGGATTCCGCTCGAAGGCATCGCCACCGGCTTCGCCAAGTCGCTGGAAGATGAATACAAGAAGCCGGGTCAGCTCAACAATCGCTATCAGGTCGAGGGCGAGGATTACGATCTGGGTCATGGCGACGTCGCCATTGCCGCAATCACATCCTGCACCAACACATCCAATCCGAGCGTGCTGATCGGCGCCGGCCTGCTGGCCCGCAACGCGCTGGCCAAGGGTCTCAAGACCAAGCCATGGGTGAAGACCTCGCTGGCTCCCGGCAGCCAGGTGGTGGCCGAGTATCTGGCCAAATCCGGTCTGCAGACCGATCTCGATGCGCTTGGCTTCAACCTGGTCGGCTTTGGCTGCACCACCTGCATCGGCAACTCCGGCCCGTTGCCGGCACCGGTGTCCAAGACCATCAACGACAAGGGCCTGATTGCCGCCGGCGTGTTGTCGGGCAACCGCAACTTCGAAGGCCGTATTTCGCCTGACGTGCAGGCCAACTACCTGGCCTCACCGCCGCTGGTGGTGGCCTATGCGCTGGCCGGTTCGGTTCAGAAGGACCTGACCGTCGAGCCGCTGGGCGAAGACCAGGACGGCAACCCGGTCTACCTCAAGGACATCTGGCCCTCCTCGCAGGAGATCCAGGAATTCATCATGAAATACGTCACCCGCGCACTCTACGCGGCCAAATATGCCGACGTGTTCAAGGGTGACGAAAACTGGCAGGCCGTCGAAGTGCCGACCAGCCAGACCTATGCCTGGGAAGACAACTCAACCTATGTGCAGAACCCGCCTTACTTTGAGGGCATGGGCAAGACCGGCGCCGGCATTTCCGACATCAAGGGTGCCCGCGTGCTGGGTCTGTTCGGTGACAAGATCACCACCGACCACATCTCTCCGGCAGGCTCGATCAAGGCACAATCCCCTGCAGGCGCCTATCTGATGGATCATGGCGTCGGCGTCATGGACTTCAACCAGTACGGCACCCGTCGCGGCAATCACGAAGTGATGATGCGCGGCACCTTCGCCAATATCCGGCTGCGCAACTACATGCTCGGACCGAATGGTCGCGAAGGCGGCTATACGTTCCATTACCCGAGCCGCGAGGAGATCTCGATCTTCGATGCGGCCATGCAGTACAAGGCCGAAGGCGTACCATTGGTGATTTTCGCCGGTGCCGAATATGGCAATGGTTCGTCGCGTGACTGGGCTGCCAAGGGCACCAACCTTTTGGGCGTCCGCGCAGTCATCGCCCAGTCCTACGAGCGCATTCACCGCTCCAACCTGGTCGGCATGGGTGTGATCCCGTTCGTCTTCGAAGACGGCACCTCCTGGGAAAGCCTCGGCCTGAAGGGCGACGAGACGGTGTCGATCGACGGGCTGGCCAATATCCAGCCGGGCGAGAAGAAGGTCGCCAAGGTCACCTTCGCCGATGGCACGGTCAAGGATGTGCCTCTGATCTGCCGCGTCGATACGCTCGATGAACTCGGATACCTCAAGAATGGTGGCATCCTGCAGACAGTTCTGCGCGATCTGGCCGCCTGA
- the ccmD gene encoding heme exporter protein CcmD codes for MMSHQAFVFLSYAATAVTLAGLLIGILLDGRARRAELAEFEAQGVRRRSKAEGGPRS; via the coding sequence ATGATGAGCCATCAAGCTTTCGTGTTTTTGTCCTACGCAGCCACAGCCGTGACGCTGGCCGGATTGCTGATCGGCATCCTGCTTGACGGCCGCGCCCGCAGAGCCGAACTGGCCGAGTTCGAGGCGCAAGGTGTGCGGCGGCGCTCCAAGGCGGAAGGCGGGCCGCGGTCATGA
- a CDS encoding DUF1223 domain-containing protein, translating to MTARACFLAFALPLLTVATSIAAPGIARAGDFTGVVELFTSQGCSSCPPADAEIAKMVKQGEVLALSYHVDYWNYLGWADTLSSAASTERQYGYALSLRRKNVYTPQMVINGQDHTNGADREAVDKIVKTLSDSGAGLTVDVAAKIDSVGLKISVGAGEGKANIVAVYFDDATEVNIKRGENSGRSITYHHSVRDMETIGMWDGEALSLILPVSVMSAYPGRGCAILLQVVGEDGSPGRILGAAMIEPDAST from the coding sequence ATGACCGCCCGCGCCTGCTTTCTCGCTTTTGCCCTTCCCCTGCTGACGGTGGCAACCAGCATTGCCGCCCCCGGCATCGCACGAGCGGGCGACTTCACCGGTGTCGTCGAGCTGTTCACCAGCCAGGGCTGCTCCTCCTGTCCGCCAGCCGACGCGGAAATTGCCAAGATGGTCAAGCAGGGAGAGGTTCTGGCGCTCAGCTACCATGTCGACTACTGGAACTATCTCGGCTGGGCCGACACGCTGTCGAGCGCCGCCAGCACCGAGCGGCAATATGGCTATGCCCTCTCGCTCCGGCGCAAGAATGTCTACACGCCGCAAATGGTCATCAATGGCCAGGACCATACCAACGGCGCTGACCGCGAAGCGGTCGACAAGATCGTCAAGACCCTGTCCGACAGCGGCGCCGGACTCACCGTTGACGTGGCGGCCAAGATCGACTCGGTCGGATTGAAGATCTCGGTCGGTGCGGGCGAAGGCAAGGCTAACATCGTTGCGGTCTATTTCGATGACGCCACCGAGGTGAACATCAAGCGCGGCGAAAACAGCGGCCGCTCGATCACCTATCACCACAGTGTGCGGGACATGGAAACCATCGGAATGTGGGACGGAGAGGCACTCAGCCTGATACTGCCCGTATCGGTCATGTCCGCCTACCCCGGGCGCGGCTGCGCGATATTGCTGCAAGTGGTCGGCGAGGACGGTTCGCCAGGACGTATTCTTGGAGCCGCCATGATCGAACCGGATGCTTCCACGTAA
- the ccmA gene encoding heme ABC exporter ATP-binding protein CcmA, which produces MQATALKLKGRRGDSVLFEDIGFTIARGQAMVITGPNGSGKSTLLRVLAGLLAADSGSFVLTGDDGVALPVSEFAHYLGHRNAMKRELRVSENLQFWKNFHHTENAEGLSVDAAIDAVELTGVAHLPFGYLSAGQQRRIALARLLVSARPLWLLDEPTAALDKRSDQLFADLVSDHLDNGGLAIAATHQPLGLNNIQSLELTGVHRPASSSGESWT; this is translated from the coding sequence ATGCAGGCGACAGCTTTGAAACTCAAGGGACGGCGCGGCGACAGCGTCCTGTTCGAAGACATCGGCTTTACCATTGCGCGTGGGCAAGCGATGGTCATCACCGGACCCAACGGATCGGGAAAATCAACGCTTTTGAGAGTGCTGGCCGGATTGCTGGCGGCCGATTCGGGCAGTTTCGTGCTCACCGGCGACGACGGTGTGGCGCTGCCGGTTTCCGAATTCGCCCATTATCTCGGCCATCGCAACGCCATGAAGCGCGAGCTTCGGGTCTCGGAAAATCTGCAATTCTGGAAAAATTTTCACCACACCGAAAACGCAGAAGGCCTGTCAGTCGATGCGGCGATTGATGCGGTCGAGCTTACCGGCGTGGCGCATCTGCCGTTCGGCTATCTTTCTGCCGGTCAACAGCGCCGCATCGCGCTGGCGCGGCTGCTGGTTTCGGCGCGGCCGCTGTGGTTGCTCGATGAACCGACGGCAGCGCTCGACAAGCGCTCCGATCAATTGTTTGCCGATCTGGTCAGCGATCATCTCGACAATGGCGGACTGGCGATTGCCGCCACACATCAGCCGCTAGGGCTGAATAATATTCAGTCGCTGGAATTGACCGGCGTTCATCGCCCGGCCTCAAGCTCCGGGGAGTCCTGGACATGA
- a CDS encoding DUF2794 domain-containing protein, producing MADGADYSASRSAGGSAATVDLSEHRRRNTPEPVTFQRRELDRILQVYGRMVAEGQWRDYAIDHLRDRAIFSAFRRTSEVPLYRIEKDPSRARKQGAFAIISAAGVVLKRGHELQTVLRYFDKAPRVVR from the coding sequence ATGGCTGACGGGGCGGATTACTCAGCGAGCCGCAGTGCGGGCGGCAGCGCCGCGACAGTTGACCTGTCTGAACACCGCCGCCGTAACACGCCAGAGCCGGTGACATTCCAGCGCCGCGAGCTGGATCGCATCCTGCAGGTGTACGGCAGGATGGTTGCCGAGGGCCAATGGCGCGATTACGCCATAGACCATCTGCGCGACCGGGCAATTTTCTCCGCCTTTCGCCGCACCAGCGAAGTGCCGCTCTACCGCATCGAAAAAGACCCCTCCCGAGCTCGCAAGCAGGGCGCCTTCGCCATCATTTCGGCCGCCGGCGTGGTGCTCAAACGCGGCCACGAACTGCAAACCGTACTGAGATATTTCGACAAGGCACCGCGCGTGGTCCGTTGA
- a CDS encoding heme ABC transporter permease: MSDTTASQGWFTSLANPTRFLALSGKILPYLATAAVLSLLVGLYMSFAAPEDYQQGITVRIMFIHVPAAWLAMMCYSVMAIASIGTLVWRHPLADVAAKTALPIGAAFTFLSLLTGSLWGRPMWGTWWVWDARLTSVFVLFLMYLGLMALHKAMDDPARAARPAAVLTLVGFINIPIIKFSVEWWNTLHQPASVMRLDGPTIHPTMLYPLLVMAVAYTLIFFTLHLMAMRNEILRRRVQAMRRQAAQAIGAGGGRA, translated from the coding sequence ATGAGTGACACCACAGCATCCCAGGGCTGGTTTACCAGCCTCGCCAATCCGACCCGGTTTCTTGCCCTCTCCGGCAAGATTCTGCCCTATCTGGCCACAGCAGCGGTTTTGTCGCTGCTGGTCGGGCTCTACATGTCGTTTGCCGCGCCCGAGGATTACCAGCAGGGCATCACCGTCAGGATCATGTTCATCCACGTGCCTGCGGCCTGGCTTGCGATGATGTGCTATTCGGTGATGGCGATCGCCTCGATCGGCACCCTGGTCTGGCGACATCCGCTGGCCGATGTGGCGGCCAAGACGGCGCTGCCGATTGGTGCAGCCTTCACCTTCCTGTCGCTCTTGACCGGCTCGCTATGGGGCCGGCCGATGTGGGGCACCTGGTGGGTCTGGGACGCGCGGCTGACCTCGGTCTTCGTGCTTTTCCTGATGTATCTGGGGCTGATGGCGCTGCACAAGGCGATGGATGATCCGGCCCGTGCCGCCCGTCCGGCTGCGGTTCTCACACTGGTTGGTTTCATCAATATCCCGATCATCAAGTTTTCGGTCGAATGGTGGAACACGCTGCACCAGCCGGCCAGCGTGATGCGGCTTGACGGCCCGACCATTCACCCGACGATGCTCTATCCGCTGCTGGTGATGGCAGTGGCCTACACGCTGATCTTTTTCACGCTGCATCTGATGGCGATGCGCAACGAGATCCTGCGGCGCCGGGTGCAGGCAATGCGGCGTCAGGCCGCGCAAGCAATTGGCGCTGGAGGTGGGCGCGCATGA
- a CDS encoding DsbE family thiol:disulfide interchange protein, which produces MSEETHDATPAAPNRKRALIAYLPLALFIALAGVFLYQLGSGKDASEIPSVLIGSQAPSLSLPPLEGLIADGKPVPALTDAAIAGKLSLVNVWASWCVPCRQEHPVLLELSQDPRLELVGINYKDKNDNALRFLGELGNPFSAVGIDPVGKSAIDWGVYGIPETYLVAPDGEILFKQIGPFTTESLRDKLLPAIEKAMAPAS; this is translated from the coding sequence ATGAGCGAAGAGACCCATGACGCGACACCGGCTGCCCCCAACCGCAAGCGGGCGCTGATTGCCTATTTGCCGCTGGCGCTGTTCATCGCGCTGGCAGGGGTGTTTCTCTATCAGCTTGGCTCCGGCAAGGACGCCAGCGAAATTCCCTCGGTGCTGATCGGCTCGCAAGCCCCGTCGCTGAGCCTGCCGCCGCTTGAAGGTTTGATCGCGGATGGCAAGCCGGTGCCGGCGCTGACCGATGCGGCGATTGCGGGCAAGCTGTCACTGGTCAATGTCTGGGCGTCGTGGTGCGTGCCCTGCCGCCAGGAGCACCCGGTGCTGCTCGAACTCTCGCAAGATCCGCGGCTCGAGCTTGTCGGCATCAACTACAAGGACAAGAACGACAACGCGCTGAGGTTTCTGGGCGAGCTCGGCAATCCGTTTTCCGCCGTCGGCATCGACCCGGTGGGCAAATCGGCGATCGACTGGGGTGTTTACGGCATTCCGGAGACCTATCTGGTGGCGCCGGACGGAGAAATCCTGTTCAAGCAGATCGGCCCGTTCACCACCGAAAGCCTGCGCGACAAGCTGTTGCCGGCGATTGAAAAGGCGATGGCGCCCGCAAGCTGA
- the ccmB gene encoding heme exporter protein CcmB — protein sequence MMALLRRDLAIATRSGGAAMLGVLFFLAVVAVIPFGIGPDLNLLARIGPAILWIGALLASLLGLDRLFQADREDGSLDMLVMQDWFSLVLTVFVKSLAHWLATGLPLVLAAPLLGLLMNMSATSTGAVMLTLLVGTPAISFIGAVGAAVAVVLPRGGLLVSILILPLAIPILIFGVSASYAAVTDPDPFMPPFMILSAIALFFAALGPVAAAAALKGASD from the coding sequence ATGATGGCGCTGCTGAGGCGCGATCTGGCAATTGCCACCCGCTCCGGCGGGGCGGCGATGCTCGGCGTGTTGTTCTTTCTCGCAGTGGTGGCGGTGATTCCCTTTGGCATCGGCCCGGATCTCAATCTCTTGGCGCGGATCGGCCCGGCGATCCTGTGGATCGGTGCGTTGCTGGCCTCGCTGCTCGGTCTCGACCGGCTGTTTCAGGCCGACCGCGAAGACGGCTCGCTCGACATGCTGGTGATGCAGGACTGGTTCTCGCTGGTGCTGACGGTGTTCGTCAAAAGCCTGGCGCATTGGCTGGCCACCGGCCTGCCCCTGGTGCTGGCAGCCCCGCTGCTGGGGCTGTTGATGAACATGAGCGCCACCTCCACCGGTGCTGTCATGCTGACACTGCTGGTCGGCACCCCGGCGATCTCGTTCATCGGCGCTGTCGGCGCTGCCGTCGCCGTTGTCTTGCCGCGTGGCGGGTTGCTGGTCTCGATCCTGATTCTTCCCCTGGCGATCCCGATCCTGATTTTCGGCGTCAGTGCGTCTTACGCTGCAGTCACCGACCCGGATCCATTCATGCCGCCGTTCATGATCCTGTCGGCAATCGCGCTGTTTTTCGCCGCTCTCGGCCCGGTTGCGGCGGCTGCGGCGCTCAAAGGAGCCTCTGATTGA
- a CDS encoding ABC transporter permease: protein MAASSSQTGTQTGANRLRLGLAARLALRELRGGLSGFYIFLACVALGTGAIAGVNSVSQMMTGSIASEGKTILGGDIRFEIDNRDIGEVERSYIDGLGTVSEGVNMRTMARKTDGSDQSLVELRAVDEAYPLYGAFETMPAMPIEAAFAAEDGVYGAAVAQILLDRLGLEVGDTVLVGQASLQIRSVIATEPDALSEGFGFAPRLMMSRDALDQAGLLRPGSLVEFSYRVRLADQASAAELAGLRDQSTERFPDAGWQIRTSQNAAPSLTRNIERFSQFLTLVGLTALIVGGVGIANSVRAWLDGKRGVIATLKCVGAPVRLVVAIYLIQVMLIAGFGVILGLLFGAATPFVAAGALSGVIPIAVEASFYPASLAIAAGFGLVTAFAFAVLPLGRAGEVPATALFRQQGLETNGLPRWPYLLTAGLTLAALGAAAIWFADDRRIAMVFVAAVIAAFVVLRLVGFAVQAIARRWPAVRSTPLRLAIGNIHRPGALTPSVVLSLGLGLALLVTLALIDTNLRRELSGNLPERAPNFFFVDIQSNEIDGFEKVVTDLAPGGKVIKVPMLRGRITQLKGEDVNAENVPAEARWVLRGDRGVTYAKNLPENSKLDAGTWWAPDYEGEPLVSFSAEEAREIGLDVGDSITVSVLGRSITAKIANLREVEWESLSINFVMVFSPNTFAGAPHSWMATLSDPGADAALEGEILRSVTQAYPTITSVRVKDALELANRLVGQIGIAIRAAALVALVASVLVLAGALAAGNRSRIHDAVVLKTLGATRATLIRAYVYEYGLLGLATAIFALAFGGVAAWFVVSQIMTLPSKFMPDIALATLAGALILTVGIGLLGTWRVLGQKAAPVLREL, encoded by the coding sequence ATGGCCGCGTCATCTTCGCAGACTGGTACTCAAACCGGGGCAAACCGTCTGCGGCTCGGGCTTGCCGCCCGTCTGGCGCTGCGTGAATTGCGCGGCGGCCTTTCCGGGTTCTACATTTTTCTCGCCTGCGTGGCGCTTGGCACCGGGGCGATTGCCGGGGTCAATTCGGTCTCGCAGATGATGACCGGCTCGATTGCCTCGGAAGGCAAGACCATCCTGGGTGGCGATATCCGCTTTGAAATCGACAACCGTGACATCGGTGAAGTGGAACGGAGCTATATTGACGGGCTTGGCACCGTGTCGGAAGGCGTCAACATGCGCACCATGGCGCGAAAGACCGACGGCTCCGACCAGTCGCTGGTCGAACTGCGCGCCGTTGATGAGGCCTATCCACTGTATGGCGCCTTCGAGACGATGCCAGCGATGCCGATCGAGGCGGCATTTGCTGCCGAGGATGGTGTCTATGGCGCAGCCGTCGCGCAGATCCTGCTTGATCGTCTCGGCCTTGAAGTTGGCGACACAGTGCTTGTCGGCCAGGCCAGCCTGCAGATCCGCAGCGTCATTGCCACAGAGCCCGATGCGCTGTCGGAAGGTTTCGGCTTTGCGCCGCGGCTGATGATGTCACGCGATGCACTTGATCAGGCCGGTCTTCTGCGCCCGGGCAGTCTGGTGGAGTTCAGCTACCGGGTGCGGCTTGCCGATCAAGCTTCTGCCGCAGAGCTTGCGGGTTTGCGCGATCAGTCGACCGAGCGCTTTCCCGATGCCGGCTGGCAGATTCGAACCAGCCAGAACGCGGCACCCTCGCTGACCCGTAATATCGAGCGTTTTTCGCAATTCCTTACCCTGGTCGGCCTCACGGCGCTGATCGTCGGCGGCGTCGGCATTGCCAATTCGGTCCGGGCCTGGCTCGACGGCAAGCGCGGCGTCATCGCCACGCTGAAATGCGTCGGCGCGCCCGTCAGACTGGTGGTGGCGATCTATCTGATCCAGGTGATGCTGATTGCCGGTTTCGGGGTGATTCTGGGGCTGCTGTTCGGCGCCGCGACCCCCTTTGTTGCCGCTGGCGCGCTGTCCGGCGTGATCCCGATTGCGGTCGAGGCGTCATTCTACCCGGCGTCGCTGGCCATTGCCGCGGGCTTCGGGCTGGTGACGGCGTTCGCCTTCGCCGTGCTGCCACTGGGCCGGGCCGGCGAGGTTCCGGCGACGGCGCTGTTTCGCCAGCAGGGGCTTGAGACAAACGGGCTGCCACGCTGGCCCTATCTGCTGACCGCGGGTCTCACACTTGCTGCACTGGGCGCGGCTGCGATCTGGTTTGCCGATGACCGCCGCATTGCCATGGTGTTTGTTGCCGCCGTGATTGCGGCCTTCGTGGTGCTGCGTCTGGTCGGGTTTGCCGTGCAGGCAATAGCCAGAAGGTGGCCTGCTGTCCGGTCGACGCCGCTTCGGCTGGCGATCGGCAATATTCACCGCCCCGGCGCGCTGACCCCTTCGGTGGTGTTGTCGCTCGGTCTGGGTCTGGCGCTGTTGGTGACATTGGCGCTGATCGACACCAATCTCAGGCGTGAACTCTCGGGAAACCTTCCGGAGAGGGCGCCAAACTTCTTCTTTGTCGACATCCAGTCCAACGAGATCGACGGGTTCGAGAAAGTTGTCACCGATCTGGCACCGGGCGGTAAGGTCATCAAGGTGCCGATGCTGCGCGGTCGCATCACCCAGCTCAAGGGTGAAGACGTCAATGCGGAGAATGTGCCGGCCGAAGCCCGTTGGGTGCTCCGCGGCGATCGCGGCGTCACCTACGCCAAGAATCTTCCGGAAAATTCGAAACTGGACGCCGGTACATGGTGGGCGCCGGATTATGAAGGCGAACCTCTGGTTTCGTTTTCGGCCGAGGAAGCGCGCGAAATCGGCCTCGATGTCGGCGACAGCATCACCGTATCGGTGCTCGGGCGCTCGATCACGGCGAAAATTGCCAATCTGCGCGAAGTCGAATGGGAATCGCTGTCGATCAATTTCGTCATGGTGTTTTCACCCAACACGTTTGCCGGCGCGCCGCATTCTTGGATGGCGACATTGTCCGATCCGGGTGCGGATGCTGCGCTCGAGGGTGAGATTTTGCGCAGCGTGACCCAGGCCTATCCGACGATCACCAGTGTCAGGGTCAAGGATGCGCTCGAGCTTGCCAACCGGCTGGTCGGGCAGATCGGCATTGCCATCCGTGCCGCAGCACTTGTGGCGCTGGTGGCGTCGGTGCTGGTGCTGGCCGGGGCACTGGCCGCCGGAAACCGCTCCCGCATTCACGATGCCGTGGTTCTCAAGACGTTAGGCGCGACAAGGGCGACGCTGATTCGTGCCTATGTCTATGAATATGGCCTGCTCGGGCTGGCCACTGCCATTTTCGCGCTGGCTTTCGGTGGCGTGGCGGCCTGGTTCGTGGTCAGCCAGATCATGACACTGCCGTCGAAGTTCATGCCCGACATCGCGCTGGCAACGCTTGCTGGCGCACTGATCCTCACCGTCGGCATCGGATTGCTGGGCACCTGGCGTGTGCTTGGACAAAAAGCCGCACCGGTTTTGCGGGAACTTTGA
- a CDS encoding GNAT family N-acetyltransferase, which translates to MPMIIRDPTPADLPEITRIYADSVLYGVASYELLAPSQAEMAERMAAITDKGYPYLIATDDEGGVLGYAYASAFRTRPAYRWLVEDSIYLAPEARGRGVGGALLETLIGRCEALGFRQMIAVIGGAHPASIAVHQKAGFVSSGMITGSGHKQGRWLDTVFMQRPLGQGKATDPDPTIYPGTLFGG; encoded by the coding sequence GTGCCCATGATCATCCGCGACCCCACGCCAGCAGACCTGCCCGAGATCACCCGCATCTATGCCGACAGCGTACTTTACGGCGTCGCCAGCTACGAATTGCTCGCACCCAGCCAGGCGGAGATGGCGGAGCGGATGGCGGCGATCACAGACAAGGGCTATCCCTATCTGATCGCCACAGACGATGAGGGCGGGGTGCTGGGCTATGCCTATGCCTCGGCGTTCCGGACGCGCCCGGCCTATCGCTGGCTGGTGGAGGATTCAATCTATCTGGCACCCGAAGCGCGCGGCCGGGGCGTTGGCGGGGCTTTGCTCGAAACCTTGATCGGTCGGTGCGAGGCGCTCGGATTCCGGCAGATGATCGCAGTGATCGGCGGCGCCCACCCGGCCTCGATCGCAGTTCATCAAAAGGCGGGTTTTGTCAGCTCCGGCATGATCACCGGCTCCGGTCACAAACAGGGCCGCTGGCTTGATACCGTCTTCATGCAGAGGCCGCTGGGTCAGGGCAAGGCAACCGATCCGGACCCGACGATTTATCCCGGCACATTGTTCGGCGGGTAA